In Tursiops truncatus isolate mTurTru1 chromosome X, mTurTru1.mat.Y, whole genome shotgun sequence, the following proteins share a genomic window:
- the PAGE4 gene encoding P antigen family member 4, whose protein sequence is MSGRVRSRSRGRGDGQESSNTVEPVVAPKLGGKKSQQKEPPTGNVDIEPGQEKEGGTSVVQAFYPPMF, encoded by the exons ATGAGTGGACGAGTAAGATCAAGATCTAGAGGAAGGGGAGATGGTCAAGAGTCTTCCAATACGGTTGAACCTGTGGTT GCCCCAAAACTAGGTGgcaaaaaatctcaacaaaaggAACCACCAACTGGGAATGTGGATATTGAACCTggacaagagaaagaaggaggaacaTCTGTGGTTCAAG CATTTTACCCAcctatgttttaa